The following are from one region of the Strix uralensis isolate ZFMK-TIS-50842 chromosome 4, bStrUra1, whole genome shotgun sequence genome:
- the MAEA gene encoding E3 ubiquitin-protein transferase MAEA isoform X1, with the protein MAVQESAAQLSMTLKVQEYPTLKVPYETLNKRFRAAQKNIDRETSHVTMVVAELEKTLSSCPAVDSVVSLLDGVVEKLSVLKRKAVESIQAEDESAKLCKRRIEHLKEHSSDQPAAANMWKKKRMDRMMVEHLLRCGYYNTAVKLARQSGIEDLVNIEMFLTAKEVEESLERQETMTCLAWCHDNKSRLRKMKGRQNENEPKMGRKSKSASDYSKENDDLVMETIKGKPELSCLEFSLRIQEFIELIRQNKRLDAVRHARKHFSQAEGSQLDEVRQVMGMLAFPSDTHISPYKDLLDPARWRMLIQQFRYDNYRLHQLGNNSVFTITLQAGLSAIKTPQCYKEDGSSKNPDCPVCSKSLNKLAQPLPMAHCANSRLVCKISGDVMNENNPPMMLPNGYVYGYNSLLSIRQDDKVICPRTKEVFNFSQAEKVYIM; encoded by the exons GTGCCATATGAAACGCTGAACAAACGGTTTCGAGCCGCACAGAAGAACATTGATCGAGAGACTAGCCACGTTACAATGgttgtggcagagctggagaagaCGCTGAGCAGTTGTCCTGCTGTGGATTCAGTTGTTAGTCTCCTGGATGGAGTAGTTGAAAAACTCAGTGTTCTGAAACGAAAG GCAGTTGAATCAATCCAGGCTGAAGATGAAAGTGCAAAACTCTGCAAACGTAGGATTGAACATCTGAAAGAACATAGTAGTGACCAGCCAGCTGCTGCAAACATGTGGAAGAAGAAACGTATGGATCGTATGATGGTGGAACATCTTTTACGCTGTGGCTACTACAATACAGCTGTAAAATTAGCGAGACAAAGTGGTATTGAG gaCTTGGTAAATATTGAGATGTTTTTGACTGCTAAAGAAGTGGAAGAGTCATTGGAAAGACAAGAAACTATGACTTGCTTGGCTTGGTGTCATGATAACAAATCCAGGCTCAGAAAAATGAAG GGGCGCCAAAATGAGAATGAACCGAAGATGGGACGCAAAAGTAAATCGGCCAGTGATTACTCTAAAGAAAATGATGATCTTGTTATGGAAACCATTAAAGGAAAACCAGAATTG AGCTGTCTGGAGTTCAGCCTAAGGATTCAGGAGTTCATTGAACTCATTCGACAGAACAAGAGACTGGATGCTGTGAG acaTGCAAGAAAGCATTTCAGTCAGGCTGAGGGAAGCCAGCTGGATGAGGTTCGACAAGTGATGGGAATGTTGGCCTTTCCTTCAGACACTCATATCTCCCCCTACAAg gatCTCTTGGACCCTGCTCGATGGAGAATGCTGATCCAACAGTTTAGATATGATAACTACAGACTACATCAGCTGGGAAACAATTCTGTTTTTACTATAACACTCCAGGCAGGCCTTTCAGCTATAAAAACACC ACAGTGTTATAAAGAGGATGGGAGCTCAAAAAACCCAGACTGCCCTGTGTGTAGCAAATCCCTGAACAAGCTGGCTCAGCCTCTGCCTATGGCACATTGTGCCAACTCCCGACTAGTCTGCAAGATTTCGGGGGATGTAATGAACGAAAATAATCCTCCTATGATGTTACCAAATGGATATGTCTATGGATACAAT tctctgctttcTATTCGTCAAGATGACAAAGTAATTTGCCCAAGAACCAAAGAAGTCTTCAACTTCTCACAAGCTGAGAAAGTCTACATCATGTAG
- the MAEA gene encoding E3 ubiquitin-protein transferase MAEA isoform X2, whose amino-acid sequence MGRRKAFIARHAARAVPYETLNKRFRAAQKNIDRETSHVTMVVAELEKTLSSCPAVDSVVSLLDGVVEKLSVLKRKAVESIQAEDESAKLCKRRIEHLKEHSSDQPAAANMWKKKRMDRMMVEHLLRCGYYNTAVKLARQSGIEDLVNIEMFLTAKEVEESLERQETMTCLAWCHDNKSRLRKMKGRQNENEPKMGRKSKSASDYSKENDDLVMETIKGKPELSCLEFSLRIQEFIELIRQNKRLDAVRHARKHFSQAEGSQLDEVRQVMGMLAFPSDTHISPYKDLLDPARWRMLIQQFRYDNYRLHQLGNNSVFTITLQAGLSAIKTPQCYKEDGSSKNPDCPVCSKSLNKLAQPLPMAHCANSRLVCKISGDVMNENNPPMMLPNGYVYGYNSLLSIRQDDKVICPRTKEVFNFSQAEKVYIM is encoded by the exons GTGCCATATGAAACGCTGAACAAACGGTTTCGAGCCGCACAGAAGAACATTGATCGAGAGACTAGCCACGTTACAATGgttgtggcagagctggagaagaCGCTGAGCAGTTGTCCTGCTGTGGATTCAGTTGTTAGTCTCCTGGATGGAGTAGTTGAAAAACTCAGTGTTCTGAAACGAAAG GCAGTTGAATCAATCCAGGCTGAAGATGAAAGTGCAAAACTCTGCAAACGTAGGATTGAACATCTGAAAGAACATAGTAGTGACCAGCCAGCTGCTGCAAACATGTGGAAGAAGAAACGTATGGATCGTATGATGGTGGAACATCTTTTACGCTGTGGCTACTACAATACAGCTGTAAAATTAGCGAGACAAAGTGGTATTGAG gaCTTGGTAAATATTGAGATGTTTTTGACTGCTAAAGAAGTGGAAGAGTCATTGGAAAGACAAGAAACTATGACTTGCTTGGCTTGGTGTCATGATAACAAATCCAGGCTCAGAAAAATGAAG GGGCGCCAAAATGAGAATGAACCGAAGATGGGACGCAAAAGTAAATCGGCCAGTGATTACTCTAAAGAAAATGATGATCTTGTTATGGAAACCATTAAAGGAAAACCAGAATTG AGCTGTCTGGAGTTCAGCCTAAGGATTCAGGAGTTCATTGAACTCATTCGACAGAACAAGAGACTGGATGCTGTGAG acaTGCAAGAAAGCATTTCAGTCAGGCTGAGGGAAGCCAGCTGGATGAGGTTCGACAAGTGATGGGAATGTTGGCCTTTCCTTCAGACACTCATATCTCCCCCTACAAg gatCTCTTGGACCCTGCTCGATGGAGAATGCTGATCCAACAGTTTAGATATGATAACTACAGACTACATCAGCTGGGAAACAATTCTGTTTTTACTATAACACTCCAGGCAGGCCTTTCAGCTATAAAAACACC ACAGTGTTATAAAGAGGATGGGAGCTCAAAAAACCCAGACTGCCCTGTGTGTAGCAAATCCCTGAACAAGCTGGCTCAGCCTCTGCCTATGGCACATTGTGCCAACTCCCGACTAGTCTGCAAGATTTCGGGGGATGTAATGAACGAAAATAATCCTCCTATGATGTTACCAAATGGATATGTCTATGGATACAAT tctctgctttcTATTCGTCAAGATGACAAAGTAATTTGCCCAAGAACCAAAGAAGTCTTCAACTTCTCACAAGCTGAGAAAGTCTACATCATGTAG
- the MAEA gene encoding E3 ubiquitin-protein transferase MAEA isoform X3 encodes MAVQESAAQLSMTLKVQEYPTLKVPYETLNKRFRAAQKNIDRETSHVTMVVAELEKTLSSCPAVDSVVSLLDGVVEKLSVLKRKAVESIQAEDESAKLCKRRIEHLKEHSSDQPAAANMWKKKRMDRMMVEHLLRCGYYNTAVKLARQSGIEDLVNIEMFLTAKEVEESLERQETMTCLAWCHDNKSRLRKMKSCLEFSLRIQEFIELIRQNKRLDAVRHARKHFSQAEGSQLDEVRQVMGMLAFPSDTHISPYKDLLDPARWRMLIQQFRYDNYRLHQLGNNSVFTITLQAGLSAIKTPQCYKEDGSSKNPDCPVCSKSLNKLAQPLPMAHCANSRLVCKISGDVMNENNPPMMLPNGYVYGYNSLLSIRQDDKVICPRTKEVFNFSQAEKVYIM; translated from the exons GTGCCATATGAAACGCTGAACAAACGGTTTCGAGCCGCACAGAAGAACATTGATCGAGAGACTAGCCACGTTACAATGgttgtggcagagctggagaagaCGCTGAGCAGTTGTCCTGCTGTGGATTCAGTTGTTAGTCTCCTGGATGGAGTAGTTGAAAAACTCAGTGTTCTGAAACGAAAG GCAGTTGAATCAATCCAGGCTGAAGATGAAAGTGCAAAACTCTGCAAACGTAGGATTGAACATCTGAAAGAACATAGTAGTGACCAGCCAGCTGCTGCAAACATGTGGAAGAAGAAACGTATGGATCGTATGATGGTGGAACATCTTTTACGCTGTGGCTACTACAATACAGCTGTAAAATTAGCGAGACAAAGTGGTATTGAG gaCTTGGTAAATATTGAGATGTTTTTGACTGCTAAAGAAGTGGAAGAGTCATTGGAAAGACAAGAAACTATGACTTGCTTGGCTTGGTGTCATGATAACAAATCCAGGCTCAGAAAAATGAAG AGCTGTCTGGAGTTCAGCCTAAGGATTCAGGAGTTCATTGAACTCATTCGACAGAACAAGAGACTGGATGCTGTGAG acaTGCAAGAAAGCATTTCAGTCAGGCTGAGGGAAGCCAGCTGGATGAGGTTCGACAAGTGATGGGAATGTTGGCCTTTCCTTCAGACACTCATATCTCCCCCTACAAg gatCTCTTGGACCCTGCTCGATGGAGAATGCTGATCCAACAGTTTAGATATGATAACTACAGACTACATCAGCTGGGAAACAATTCTGTTTTTACTATAACACTCCAGGCAGGCCTTTCAGCTATAAAAACACC ACAGTGTTATAAAGAGGATGGGAGCTCAAAAAACCCAGACTGCCCTGTGTGTAGCAAATCCCTGAACAAGCTGGCTCAGCCTCTGCCTATGGCACATTGTGCCAACTCCCGACTAGTCTGCAAGATTTCGGGGGATGTAATGAACGAAAATAATCCTCCTATGATGTTACCAAATGGATATGTCTATGGATACAAT tctctgctttcTATTCGTCAAGATGACAAAGTAATTTGCCCAAGAACCAAAGAAGTCTTCAACTTCTCACAAGCTGAGAAAGTCTACATCATGTAG
- the MAEA gene encoding E3 ubiquitin-protein transferase MAEA isoform X4, translated as MVVAELEKTLSSCPAVDSVVSLLDGVVEKLSVLKRKAVESIQAEDESAKLCKRRIEHLKEHSSDQPAAANMWKKKRMDRMMVEHLLRCGYYNTAVKLARQSGIEDLVNIEMFLTAKEVEESLERQETMTCLAWCHDNKSRLRKMKGRQNENEPKMGRKSKSASDYSKENDDLVMETIKGKPELSCLEFSLRIQEFIELIRQNKRLDAVRHARKHFSQAEGSQLDEVRQVMGMLAFPSDTHISPYKDLLDPARWRMLIQQFRYDNYRLHQLGNNSVFTITLQAGLSAIKTPQCYKEDGSSKNPDCPVCSKSLNKLAQPLPMAHCANSRLVCKISGDVMNENNPPMMLPNGYVYGYNSLLSIRQDDKVICPRTKEVFNFSQAEKVYIM; from the exons ATGgttgtggcagagctggagaagaCGCTGAGCAGTTGTCCTGCTGTGGATTCAGTTGTTAGTCTCCTGGATGGAGTAGTTGAAAAACTCAGTGTTCTGAAACGAAAG GCAGTTGAATCAATCCAGGCTGAAGATGAAAGTGCAAAACTCTGCAAACGTAGGATTGAACATCTGAAAGAACATAGTAGTGACCAGCCAGCTGCTGCAAACATGTGGAAGAAGAAACGTATGGATCGTATGATGGTGGAACATCTTTTACGCTGTGGCTACTACAATACAGCTGTAAAATTAGCGAGACAAAGTGGTATTGAG gaCTTGGTAAATATTGAGATGTTTTTGACTGCTAAAGAAGTGGAAGAGTCATTGGAAAGACAAGAAACTATGACTTGCTTGGCTTGGTGTCATGATAACAAATCCAGGCTCAGAAAAATGAAG GGGCGCCAAAATGAGAATGAACCGAAGATGGGACGCAAAAGTAAATCGGCCAGTGATTACTCTAAAGAAAATGATGATCTTGTTATGGAAACCATTAAAGGAAAACCAGAATTG AGCTGTCTGGAGTTCAGCCTAAGGATTCAGGAGTTCATTGAACTCATTCGACAGAACAAGAGACTGGATGCTGTGAG acaTGCAAGAAAGCATTTCAGTCAGGCTGAGGGAAGCCAGCTGGATGAGGTTCGACAAGTGATGGGAATGTTGGCCTTTCCTTCAGACACTCATATCTCCCCCTACAAg gatCTCTTGGACCCTGCTCGATGGAGAATGCTGATCCAACAGTTTAGATATGATAACTACAGACTACATCAGCTGGGAAACAATTCTGTTTTTACTATAACACTCCAGGCAGGCCTTTCAGCTATAAAAACACC ACAGTGTTATAAAGAGGATGGGAGCTCAAAAAACCCAGACTGCCCTGTGTGTAGCAAATCCCTGAACAAGCTGGCTCAGCCTCTGCCTATGGCACATTGTGCCAACTCCCGACTAGTCTGCAAGATTTCGGGGGATGTAATGAACGAAAATAATCCTCCTATGATGTTACCAAATGGATATGTCTATGGATACAAT tctctgctttcTATTCGTCAAGATGACAAAGTAATTTGCCCAAGAACCAAAGAAGTCTTCAACTTCTCACAAGCTGAGAAAGTCTACATCATGTAG